The Sebaldella sp. S0638 genome has a segment encoding these proteins:
- the rho gene encoding transcription termination factor Rho, translating to MENIFEMKLTELRKKAKEYGISGFSTMGKSDLITNIYIEEAKKDNIILGSGRLDMMSDGYGFLRESTVGPDIYVSASQARKFALRNEDIVLGEVREPIGTEKNYALIKTLLINGDAPEKSTNRPFFDDLTPSYPEEKLNLSAASLSSRIIDLIAPIGKGQRGLIVAPPKAGKTILLSTLANDIINNNPEVELWILLIDERPEEVTDIKENVRDAEVFAATFDEDPSVHIKVTEDVLEKAKREVEKGKDIVILMDSLTRLARSYNIVVPSSGKLISGGIDPKALYYPKRFLGAARNIRKGGSLTIIATALIETGSKMDDIIFEEFKGTGNMEVILERSLAELRIFPAIDVLKSGTRKEEILLDEKTLKTIWNFRRYLSNYNEAEAVKKLIDLIKKTSSNDELINMISKDNSKITI from the coding sequence ATGGAAAATATTTTCGAAATGAAATTAACGGAATTAAGAAAAAAAGCAAAAGAATATGGAATAAGTGGTTTTTCCACGATGGGCAAATCAGATCTTATTACAAATATTTATATTGAAGAAGCTAAAAAAGATAATATTATATTAGGGTCCGGAAGGCTTGACATGATGTCGGACGGATATGGTTTTTTGAGAGAAAGTACAGTAGGGCCTGATATATATGTATCAGCATCGCAGGCGAGGAAATTTGCACTTAGGAATGAGGACATAGTTTTAGGAGAAGTAAGAGAGCCTATAGGAACGGAAAAAAATTATGCACTTATAAAAACTCTCCTTATAAACGGAGATGCTCCTGAAAAATCAACTAACAGACCGTTTTTTGATGATCTTACGCCTTCGTATCCTGAGGAAAAATTAAACTTGTCAGCGGCAAGTCTGTCGTCAAGAATAATAGACCTTATAGCACCAATAGGAAAAGGGCAGAGAGGTCTTATAGTAGCACCGCCGAAAGCAGGTAAGACAATACTTTTATCGACTTTGGCAAATGATATTATAAATAATAATCCAGAAGTGGAATTATGGATACTTCTTATTGATGAAAGACCGGAAGAGGTTACGGATATAAAGGAAAATGTGCGTGATGCAGAAGTTTTTGCTGCAACGTTCGATGAAGATCCAAGTGTTCACATAAAGGTAACTGAAGATGTACTGGAAAAAGCAAAAAGAGAAGTAGAAAAAGGAAAAGATATAGTAATACTGATGGATAGTCTGACAAGACTTGCCAGATCTTATAATATAGTAGTTCCGTCAAGCGGAAAACTTATATCAGGAGGGATTGACCCGAAAGCCTTGTATTATCCGAAGAGATTTCTTGGAGCTGCAAGAAATATAAGAAAGGGCGGAAGTCTGACTATAATTGCTACAGCCCTTATAGAAACAGGAAGTAAAATGGATGACATAATATTCGAGGAATTTAAGGGAACAGGAAATATGGAAGTAATTCTTGAGAGATCTCTTGCGGAGTTAAGAATATTTCCTGCAATAGATGTACTAAAGAGCGGAACAAGAAAAGAAGAAATACTTCTTGATGAAAAAACACTGAAAACAATATGGAATTTCAGAAGATATCTAAGCAACTATAATGAGGCAGAAGCAGTGAAAAAGCTTATAGATCTCATTAAAAAGACAAGTTCGAATGATGAACTGATAAATATGATATCAAAGGATAATTCAAAAATAACAATATAA
- a CDS encoding alpha-amylase family glycosyl hydrolase, with amino-acid sequence MTNARIYNLYPYLLKNFENWVEKLDDIDFMNFDWVYVNPFHLPGFSGSIYSIKDYYAYNPRLFGTDYETMEKEAEKYRETGDSRIREFCLEAEKREMKVMMDLVINHTSIDSVLIEKNPEWYEKNEDGTIKNPGALDGDKLIIWGDLAKIDNENSSDKENLWKYWLDYILYYAGLGIKGFRCDAAYQVPSSLWKYLIDEVKKQYPDTLFLAETLSCTPEEIIKIVESGFDLVMNSLKWWNFKDEWFLRDYVKWSKRCPSLSFPENHDTERFAKEYNKDSKKAVCYYAIEAYFCSSIAITLGFEYGFVKKIDVVNTTYKDYEEINYDIAEDIRLINEIKAEYTILKEDGLVEIYDFENSDIFSFFKKSSDNTEKIFMIANINTSTGMDVKVPNMFEIMEGSSIKDISHGHRMDEVSDNLEYYLQPGEAKIFYQKLK; translated from the coding sequence ATGACTAATGCAAGAATTTATAACCTGTATCCTTATCTTTTGAAAAATTTTGAAAACTGGGTTGAAAAACTGGATGACATAGACTTTATGAATTTTGACTGGGTTTATGTGAATCCTTTTCATCTTCCGGGATTCTCAGGTTCCATTTATTCCATAAAAGATTATTATGCATATAATCCGAGACTTTTTGGAACTGATTATGAAACAATGGAAAAAGAAGCAGAAAAATACAGGGAGACAGGTGATTCCCGTATAAGGGAGTTTTGCCTTGAAGCAGAAAAAAGAGAAATGAAAGTAATGATGGATCTTGTGATAAATCACACGTCCATTGACTCCGTACTTATAGAAAAAAATCCTGAATGGTATGAAAAAAATGAGGACGGAACAATAAAAAATCCTGGAGCTTTAGACGGTGATAAACTAATTATCTGGGGTGATTTAGCCAAGATTGACAATGAAAATTCCAGCGATAAAGAGAATCTCTGGAAATACTGGCTTGACTATATCTTATATTATGCAGGTCTAGGAATAAAAGGTTTTAGATGCGATGCCGCATATCAGGTCCCTTCCAGTCTTTGGAAATATCTAATTGATGAAGTAAAAAAACAATATCCAGATACACTGTTCTTGGCCGAAACTTTAAGCTGTACTCCGGAAGAAATAATTAAAATAGTAGAATCAGGTTTCGATCTGGTTATGAATAGTTTGAAGTGGTGGAATTTTAAAGATGAATGGTTTTTGCGGGATTATGTTAAGTGGTCGAAAAGATGTCCGTCATTATCATTTCCTGAAAATCATGATACTGAAAGATTCGCAAAAGAATACAATAAGGACAGTAAAAAAGCAGTGTGCTATTATGCAATAGAGGCGTATTTTTGTTCGAGCATAGCAATTACACTTGGTTTTGAGTATGGTTTTGTAAAAAAAATAGACGTGGTAAATACCACATATAAGGACTATGAGGAAATAAACTATGATATAGCCGAAGATATAAGGTTAATCAATGAAATAAAAGCAGAATATACTATACTGAAAGAAGATGGTCTTGTAGAGATTTATGATTTTGAAAACAGCGATATCTTTTCATTTTTTAAAAAATCTTCTGACAATACGGAAAAGATCTTTATGATAGCAAATATTAATACCAGCACTGGCATGGACGTGAAGGTTCCCAATATGTTTGAGATTATGGAGGGAAGCAGTATAAAAGATATATCGCACGGGCACAGAATGGATGAGGTATCAGATAATCTGGAATATTATCTGCAGCCTGGTGAAGCAAAAATATTCTATCAAAAATTAAAATAG